The following are encoded together in the Amyelois transitella isolate CPQ chromosome 6, ilAmyTran1.1, whole genome shotgun sequence genome:
- the LOC106134568 gene encoding protein transport protein Sec61 subunit gamma — protein MDQIVKFIEPGKQFAKDSIRLVRRCTKPDRKEFQKIAIATAIGFCIMGFIGFFVKLIHIPINNIIVGS, from the exons ATGGATCAAATCGTCAAATTCATTGAACCTGGCAAACAGTTCGCTAAGGACTCAATCAGACTGGTGAGAAGATGCACTAAACCTGACAGAAAAG AGTTCCAAAAAATCGCTATCGCCACAGCTATTGGTTTCTGCATCATGGGTTTCATCGGATTCTTCGTGAAACTGATACACATCCCAATCAATAACATTATCGTGGGATCGTAG